The region TTCGCTATATGCGAATCTGGAAAAAAAGGTAGCCGAGAGAACATCAGAACTGGCTGAGGCTAATAAAAAGCTGAAGGATCTTGATATCGCAAAGACAAATTTTTTTGCTAATATTTCTCATGAACTAAGAACACCGCTTACCCTTATTCTATCACCCATAGAAGCGATCATACAGGGTGATTATGGGAATAATCTAAAAAATGACGATGATATCCTTAACTCAGTATATGAAAATGGGATCAGGTTACTCAAACTTATCAATAATCTGCTTGATTTCTCAAAGATCGAAGCTGGCAAGATGTCACTGAAGAGAAGGAAGTCAGATATTTCAAAACTTATTAGGCACTATAGCTCAAGCGTTATCTCAACAGCAGAGAATATAGGTCTTACAATAAAATTTGTAGATAATACTGATGGTGTAATTACATGGGTAGATCAAAATCTATTTGAGAAAGCTGTTTTTAATCTAATCTCAAACGCCTTAAAATTCACACCAGCCGGCGGCCTCATAGATGTGCAATTAGATGGAAATAAAGATAAGTTTAACATCTCTATAAAAGATACTGGGATTGGGATACCGAGGGATAAACTCAATACAATCTTCGAACGATTCAGTCAGGTTGATTCCTCTCTCTCTCGTCAATATAGCGGCACTGGAATAGGTCTATCATTTGCAAAGGAGATCATAGAACTACACAAAGGCACAATTGAAGTGGAGAGTGAACTCGGTAAGGGCTCAGTCTTTACCATTTCCATGCCTATATTGAATTCCCCAGACATAGACCATAATGATTCCTCTGATGGGAATGGCTCATTTATTTCCAACAATAACCACAATATAATTGGTGAGATAAATCCCTATCTGTGGGAGGACAGGGGTGATGTGATGGGATCACCCTCTCTTATAAAAGATGACAAAGCATATCAACCGAAAAAAAAGAGAACAATTTTAATTGTTGATGACAGCCTAGATATGCTGAAATTTTTGCATACTCTACTTAACCGTGAATATAACGTTTTCAGCGCCATAAACGGAAAGGAAGCATTACAAAAGCTCTCCAAGGGAGATCTTAAACCTGATCTGGTTATAGCGGATATTATGATGCCTGAGATGGATGGTTATGAATTAACAGAGGCTATAAGATCCATATCCAGATTAGAGGGTCTGCCAATAATTCTCCTTACAGCCAAGGCTGATATACCAATGAAAGTTAAGGGTATTAAGAAGGGCGCCAATGATTATATTGTTAAACCCTTTAATCCTAAGGAGCTTTTAGCCAGGGTCGATTCTCAGATAGAACTGAAAATTCTAAGAGACAGATTGATAGAGGCCAATAGGATACTAAAGCAAACATTAGAGGATTCATCAATTCTGGTTTCAAATTTCGGACATAAAATATTTCATGAATTATGGCCATTTGCAAAGATGATAATGGTGGGCAGTAGATTGATAGAAGAGATTGAGGTAAACAATGTATTGATGGATAAAGATGATTTAGACTTTGCAAGGGAAACCATTGCAAAATGTGAGGGGAGCCTTGAGAGATTTGAGATAATGAAGGAAGAGATCAAAAGGAACTTTGGGAAACGGAGCGATAAAATCTATAATAAGATCAAATATATTCTTGAAGATATATTGAATGATTTTAAAGAAATATTCATTGATAATAATATTACACTGGAGACCAACCTTGATCTCGACAGCACAAGGGAGATAAAAATAAATTCTGAGCAGATTCAAATAGCCTTGGAAAATTTATTAAATAATGCTGTCCATGCCCTTAACACTATAGGGGAAAATAAAAATGATAAGAAGATAATTATTAATGCATCATTTTCTGGGGAGGATTTATTATTAACCATTGAAGATAACGGCCCTGGAATACCAGAAGAAGCAAGAAAGAAAATTTATGATATGTTCTATAGCCATAAGGATAATGGGAGCGATAAAGGAGTTGGTCTTGGGTTATTTATAACACGATGGATAATTGAGGATTGCCATAAGGGAACAATTGAGGTAGATAGTAAAGTAGGTAAATTTACAAAATTTGCTATAACCTTACCTACAGATGGGGATTTTGTATGAATATATTGATATTTGATGATAGAAATGAATTTGCCTGTATGCTATCTGATTACATTAGAGAAAAACATGAAGTAATTATTGCTGATTCTTTAGTATTGACAAAGGAAAATATATTACGAAATGGCATTGATATAATAATAGCTTCCATAAGGGATAGTAATAATAACAATACGGGTATTGAATTACTTAAGATCATTAAGGCCTCTGCAATTGAAATTCCAGTAATTATGACCGGGACAAAAGAGGATATCACTCAAGCAGTTGATTGTTTTAGACTCGGCGCGCTGGATTGTGTTGATAAAACAGAAATTGATGATACCAAAATAAATAGCTTAATAGAGAAGGCAATAGATGCGAGGAGCAAAGAGGGTGAAAGAGATCAAAGCTCAAGGGTTGATTTTAACATCTTATTTATTGATGATAACATTGAATTTACTGATGCAATAAAGTTCCATTTTGGAAAGAGATACAGGATAGACGTATCGAATGATTTTAATTTAGCAAGGGATATAATTGATAGCAATAAATATGATTGCATCTTTTTAGATATTCGAGATGAGATGAATAACGATGAACTTGCTGGTATTAAACTTCTAAAAGAATTGATGTCCAATGATGAAGATGTTCCTGTAATAATGCTCACCGGATGGGGGGAGATGTCAACAGCAATAGAATGTCTTAAACTCGGCGCTTATAACTTTTTGGAAAAATCCATAAAGATTTTTGATACCCTAGAGATGATTGCCAATGTGATTGAAGAGCTAATTCAAAAGAATATAAAGGATAACAATATTCATAAAAAGTCATTTAGATACAGGGTTATTGATATCATTGGAGAATGCAGGTCCATAAGGGATATTCGAGAAGAGATAATTGAGGTTGCGGATGAGGAAGTGCCTGTTCTAATATATGGAAAAACAGGAACAGGTAAAGAGGTTGTATCATCAGCAATCCATGTGGCAAGTTCACGCAGGGATTCCCCCTTTGTTGAGGTTGATTGTGGTTCCATACCGGAATCTATTTTTGAGAGTGAACTCTTTGGATATGTTAAGGGGGCATTTACAGGAGCAGTAGATCAGCGAAAAGGAAAGATTGAATTAGCAGACAAGGGCACACTATTTTTAGATGAAGTTGAGAACATCTCTCTGGAGCAGCAGGCGAAGCTGTTAAAGGTTCTGGAGGAAAAAAAGATATATCCTCTGGGAAGCAATAAAGAGAGAGAGGTGGACTTCAGATTGATATGCGCTACTAATGTTGATCTCTTTAAATTGGCTGAAGAGGGGAAATTTCGTCAGGATCTATTGTATCGAATAAATGTATTTCAGATAGAATTGCCGCCATTAAGGGAGCGCGGTGAAATGGATATTGATCTTTTAATTAGACATTTTGTATCCTTAAAACAAAACAGCTTAATAGAAATAGAAAAATACGCCCTCCAGCTTTTAAAAAAATATGATTGGCCTGGAAATATTAGGGAGCTTAGAAACATCTTAACGAAACTTGAGATAATAGCAAGGAGGAACAATAATAATGTAATATCCGTTGACATTGTGAAAAGCGGTTTCATGAAATATAAAAAGGATAGGATTAATGTTGATCATCTGCTAAAGGATTTAGTTGATTATTATAATGGAAATGTGCCGAACATGCTACGAGAATATGAGGATATGGCAGTTCTGGAAAGCTATAAAAATTTTAATAAAAACATCTCAAAAATAGCCCAAAAGATATATAAGGAAACACCTGAAGATAATAAAAATTATCGAGGAAGGGTACGAAAGGTTTTGGAAAGGAATATGCATCTGTTGAATGATCCCTTATCGTTGGAGTGATATCTTTTTTACTATGATATTTCATCTAACACCCTCCCAAACTATTTTAATCAACATATCCACCCATTCATGATCACTTTACGTTTATATTGAAGCAATCATAAGGAATGAATTGATCCAATAGCGACCGGCCATAAATCAACCTATCATAAATTGTAAGTTTGCTCCTTTATTTTATTATACAGGATTCCCCGAATCTCACCGATATTTGTGATAACAAATGTATATTCATGGTTATGCAAAACATCTATATTTTTTATGATATCGAAAATATTTAATAGAATTATAAACCTAATTGAGTATAGAACAATACGTCAGTTCATACATATCATAAGAGGAAATTTTGTATTTAAACTTATTTATATAGGTTTTATTATTCTTCTAACCTTTTCTGTGGCCATATATTATATAGAAAAGGAATATATTACATATATAGTCGAAGATGGGCAAAGAATAGAGGATGATGATAAATCTAGTAATATACGAACAATTCCTGATTCAATCTGGTGGGCTCTGGTTACATCCACTACTGTTGGATATGGAGACTACTTTCCAAAGTCCACTATTGGCAGGATTGTTGGCATACTCTTGATGTTTTTTGGCGTTGCCCTAGTCGGGGTTATAACAGGTAACATAGCATCCGTACTAGTCGAAAAACAGACAAAGGAAGGTAAAGGATTGAATGAATTAAAGCTAAAAAATCATTTTATCATCTGTGGTTGGAAGAGGGACATGGGTTCCTTTCTCAAGGATATAATGGAGAAGAATAAATCCTACTTAGCAACTGATATTGTCTTAATAAATACTGCTGAACCAGAACTCATTGAAAATCTTAAAATGGATAGAGAACTAAAATACATAAATTTCATATATGGTGATTAT is a window of Spirochaetota bacterium DNA encoding:
- a CDS encoding sigma 54-interacting transcriptional regulator; translation: MNILIFDDRNEFACMLSDYIREKHEVIIADSLVLTKENILRNGIDIIIASIRDSNNNNTGIELLKIIKASAIEIPVIMTGTKEDITQAVDCFRLGALDCVDKTEIDDTKINSLIEKAIDARSKEGERDQSSRVDFNILFIDDNIEFTDAIKFHFGKRYRIDVSNDFNLARDIIDSNKYDCIFLDIRDEMNNDELAGIKLLKELMSNDEDVPVIMLTGWGEMSTAIECLKLGAYNFLEKSIKIFDTLEMIANVIEELIQKNIKDNNIHKKSFRYRVIDIIGECRSIRDIREEIIEVADEEVPVLIYGKTGTGKEVVSSAIHVASSRRDSPFVEVDCGSIPESIFESELFGYVKGAFTGAVDQRKGKIELADKGTLFLDEVENISLEQQAKLLKVLEEKKIYPLGSNKEREVDFRLICATNVDLFKLAEEGKFRQDLLYRINVFQIELPPLRERGEMDIDLLIRHFVSLKQNSLIEIEKYALQLLKKYDWPGNIRELRNILTKLEIIARRNNNNVISVDIVKSGFMKYKKDRINVDHLLKDLVDYYNGNVPNMLREYEDMAVLESYKNFNKNISKIAQKIYKETPEDNKNYRGRVRKVLERNMHLLNDPLSLE
- a CDS encoding ATP-binding protein, which codes for MEKKNTNLSDKIGTSNKLNNMRRLVEITNIINSTLDINNLLITIMEMIKEIMETDTSTLFLYEEETGDLVFKVVLAKAGRELQEKSRVKIGQGIAGWVAKNKKIIYINDVYNDERFDPSYDKQTGYISKSILCAPLLYKDKLLGVIQAINPIKKEYFDDQDDIELFEAFANQAAIALENASLYANLEKKVAERTSELAEANKKLKDLDIAKTNFFANISHELRTPLTLILSPIEAIIQGDYGNNLKNDDDILNSVYENGIRLLKLINNLLDFSKIEAGKMSLKRRKSDISKLIRHYSSSVISTAENIGLTIKFVDNTDGVITWVDQNLFEKAVFNLISNALKFTPAGGLIDVQLDGNKDKFNISIKDTGIGIPRDKLNTIFERFSQVDSSLSRQYSGTGIGLSFAKEIIELHKGTIEVESELGKGSVFTISMPILNSPDIDHNDSSDGNGSFISNNNHNIIGEINPYLWEDRGDVMGSPSLIKDDKAYQPKKKRTILIVDDSLDMLKFLHTLLNREYNVFSAINGKEALQKLSKGDLKPDLVIADIMMPEMDGYELTEAIRSISRLEGLPIILLTAKADIPMKVKGIKKGANDYIVKPFNPKELLARVDSQIELKILRDRLIEANRILKQTLEDSSILVSNFGHKIFHELWPFAKMIMVGSRLIEEIEVNNVLMDKDDLDFARETIAKCEGSLERFEIMKEEIKRNFGKRSDKIYNKIKYILEDILNDFKEIFIDNNITLETNLDLDSTREIKINSEQIQIALENLLNNAVHALNTIGENKNDKKIIINASFSGEDLLLTIEDNGPGIPEEARKKIYDMFYSHKDNGSDKGVGLGLFITRWIIEDCHKGTIEVDSKVGKFTKFAITLPTDGDFV